The proteins below come from a single Kosakonia sp. SMBL-WEM22 genomic window:
- the pagP gene encoding lipid IV(A) palmitoyltransferase PagP: MISTLHAADKPWYTVFADNVKQTWQQPDNYDLYVPAITWHARFAYDKDKTDRYNERPWGAGFGQDRWDEKGNWHGLYLMAFKDSFNKWEPIGGYGWEKTWRPLADENFHLGLGYTAGVTARDNWKYIPIPVLLPLASIGYGPATFQMTYIPGTYNNGNVYFAWMRFQF; this comes from the coding sequence CTGATTTCAACACTTCACGCAGCAGACAAACCCTGGTACACCGTTTTCGCTGACAACGTTAAGCAAACGTGGCAGCAGCCAGATAACTACGATCTCTATGTGCCTGCCATTACCTGGCATGCGCGTTTTGCCTATGACAAGGATAAAACCGATCGCTATAACGAGCGTCCGTGGGGCGCAGGCTTTGGTCAGGATCGCTGGGATGAGAAAGGAAACTGGCACGGGCTTTACCTGATGGCGTTTAAAGACTCCTTTAACAAATGGGAGCCGATTGGCGGCTACGGCTGGGAAAAGACCTGGCGCCCGCTGGCGGATGAGAACTTCCATCTTGGTCTCGGTTACACCGCCGGCGTTACCGCGCGCGATAACTGGAAGTACATCCCGATCCCGGTGCTGCTGCCGTTGGCCTCAATCGGCTATGGACCGGCGACGTTTCAGATGACCTACATCCCCGGCACTTATAACAACGGTAACGTTTACTTCGCCTGGATGCGCTTTCAGTTTTGA
- a CDS encoding efflux RND transporter periplasmic adaptor subunit, with protein sequence MKRTLLAVAVAACVAASAGYLTGRQQSVPAENSQPPQARKVLYWYDPMVPDQRFDKPGKSPFMDMPLVAKYADDAPVDGGVRVSAQQQQNLGMTTARVERRALASAFSAFATVATDERAMQIVPSPAAGVVEKLFVRAPQQWVKKGEALAQLWIPQWTSAQQEYLAVRQLGDSALTRAARERLALQFMPQEVIRAVERSAKAQTRLIVRAARDGYVTKLDTREGAQVVATQTLFELASLDPVWLVVDYPQSQAQALTVGSEVEAISDSWPGERFHGRVSELLPQLASATRTLQARIVLENPQQKLKPGMFLTVTQPEGAQQPAVLTIPEEAVIESGRASRVLLASGEGHFRAVNVTAGRRAQGWREILSGLQEGDEVVTSGQFLIDSEASLRSALPQQPSSVPKTPEYRSMGVVQALDSGTITLSHQPIPELNWGAMTMDFTLTDPDPQVKVGDKVMFSFTLNDEVGAVITHLMPEATK encoded by the coding sequence ATGAAAAGAACGCTGTTAGCCGTGGCGGTTGCTGCCTGCGTGGCGGCCAGCGCCGGTTACCTTACTGGTCGCCAGCAGAGCGTGCCCGCTGAAAACAGCCAGCCGCCACAGGCGCGCAAAGTGCTCTACTGGTACGACCCGATGGTGCCGGATCAGCGCTTCGATAAACCGGGCAAATCGCCCTTTATGGATATGCCGCTGGTGGCGAAATATGCCGATGATGCGCCCGTTGACGGCGGTGTACGCGTCAGTGCTCAACAGCAGCAAAACCTCGGCATGACCACCGCCAGGGTGGAGAGACGAGCGCTCGCCAGCGCTTTCAGCGCGTTTGCCACCGTGGCTACTGATGAACGCGCGATGCAAATCGTACCTTCACCGGCGGCGGGCGTGGTGGAGAAACTCTTTGTCCGCGCGCCGCAGCAGTGGGTGAAAAAGGGCGAGGCGCTGGCGCAGCTCTGGATCCCGCAGTGGACCAGCGCGCAGCAGGAGTATCTGGCGGTGCGCCAACTCGGCGACAGCGCACTGACGCGTGCTGCCCGTGAACGGCTGGCGCTGCAGTTTATGCCGCAAGAGGTGATTCGCGCGGTGGAGCGCAGCGCCAAAGCGCAGACCCGGCTGATCGTTCGCGCCGCGCGCGACGGCTATGTCACTAAACTCGATACCCGAGAAGGGGCGCAAGTCGTCGCCACGCAAACGCTGTTTGAACTGGCGAGCCTCGATCCGGTCTGGCTGGTGGTCGATTATCCGCAAAGCCAGGCGCAGGCGCTGACGGTTGGCAGCGAGGTGGAAGCGATCAGCGACAGCTGGCCGGGCGAGCGATTCCACGGTCGCGTCAGCGAACTGTTGCCGCAGCTCGCCAGCGCCACGCGCACGCTGCAAGCGCGCATCGTGCTGGAAAACCCGCAACAGAAGCTGAAACCCGGCATGTTTCTTACCGTCACCCAGCCGGAAGGAGCACAGCAGCCTGCGGTGCTGACGATCCCGGAAGAGGCGGTGATCGAAAGCGGGCGCGCCAGCCGCGTGCTGCTGGCAAGCGGCGAGGGGCATTTCCGCGCGGTAAATGTGACGGCCGGACGGCGGGCGCAGGGCTGGCGGGAGATCCTCTCCGGGTTGCAGGAGGGCGATGAGGTGGTTACTTCCGGCCAGTTCCTGATCGACTCCGAAGCGAGCCTGCGCAGTGCTTTGCCGCAGCAGCCATCTTCTGTCCCAAAAACGCCGGAATATCGAAGCATGGGCGTGGTGCAGGCGCTTGATAGCGGCACTATCACCCTCAGCCATCAACCGATCCCTGAGCTGAACTGGGGAGCGATGACGATGGACTTTACGCTTACAGATCCCGATCCGCAGGTGAAGGTGGGCGATAAGGTGATGTTCAGCTTCACGCTGAATGATGAGGTGGGCGCGGTCATTACCCATCTTATGCCGGAGGCGACGAAATGA
- the crcB gene encoding fluoride efflux transporter CrcB, whose product MLQLLLAVFIGGGTGSVARWMLSMKLNPVHQIIPLGTLTANLIGAFIIGAGLAWFNRMAHIDPVWKVLVTTGFCGGLTTFSTFSAEVVFLLQEGRAGWALLNIAVNLLGSFAMTALAFWLFSTANAN is encoded by the coding sequence GTGTTACAACTCCTTTTAGCGGTTTTTATCGGCGGCGGCACGGGCAGCGTGGCGCGCTGGATGCTGAGTATGAAACTCAACCCGGTTCATCAAATCATTCCGCTTGGTACGCTGACGGCTAACTTAATTGGCGCATTTATTATTGGCGCCGGGCTGGCGTGGTTTAACCGTATGGCGCATATCGATCCCGTGTGGAAAGTACTGGTGACCACAGGCTTTTGCGGCGGATTGACGACCTTCTCCACCTTTTCGGCGGAAGTGGTCTTTTTACTTCAGGAAGGGCGCGCAGGGTGGGCGCTGCTGAATATCGCCGTTAACCTGTTGGGATCGTTCGCTATGACCGCCCTGGCGTTCTGGCTCTTCTCAACCGCTAACGCGAACTGA
- a CDS encoding efflux RND transporter permease subunit: MIAAVIRASLRNRLLVLLAALLLTGWGIWSLQRAPLDALPDLSDVQVVIRASYAGKAPQLIEDQVTYPLTTAMLSVPGANTVRGYSMFGDAYVYVLFDDDTDLYWARSRVLESLSQIQASLPAGVEVGLGPDATGVGWIYEYALVDRSGQHNLADLRALQDWTLKFELKTMPNVAEVASVGGMVRQYQIVPDPQKMRALNITHQQLVSAVQAANQESGGALLEMGEAEFMLRTSGYLRQPEDFRQTVIASRDGVPVMLSDIATVRLGPELRRGVAEYNGEGEVAGGVIVMRYGKNALETIHAVKAKLAEIEKTLPAGVEIVPVYDRSTLIESAVGTLTHKLIEEFIVVALVCTLFLFHFRSALVAIVSLPLGILGAFIVMHYQGINANIMSLGGIAIAIGAMVDAAIVMIENMHKVMEQWRHDNPGCLPARGDYWRFSEQAAVEVGPALFCSLLIITLSFIPVFSLEAQEGRMFSPLAFTKSWAMAVAAGLGITLVPVLMALFIRGKIPDEKANPINRVLIRLYEPLLDRVLAWPKATLAIALLLLLATAWPLSRLGSEFMPPLDEGDLLYMPSTLPGISAREAGRLLQQTDRLIKSVPEVESVFGKAGRAESATDPAPLTMLETTIRFKPRTQWRPGMTPEKLIDELDKTVSVPGIANVWVPPIRNRLDMLATGIKSPVGIKVNGNNIADIERVAQQIEQVVKSVPGVTSALAERLAGGRYVDININRQQAARYGVPVQELQSLVSTLVGGEKIGEVLQGRERFPINVRYPRDLRANVDDLRALPVITASGSQIALGDLAEVVITEGPPMLKSENARLSNWIYVDLRGRDLKSAVEEMQQRVAQQVKLPQGVTLSWSGQFEYLERATAKLKIVLPVTLMIIFVLLFITFKRVSDVLLIMGTLPFALIGGVWLLWLLGYNLSVAGAVGFIALAGVAAEFGVIMVLYLNHALEKYRITESAMPNKQLRLAIHEGAVLRVRPKVMTVATIMAGLLPIMWGGGSGAEVMSRIAAPMIGGMVTAPLLSMLVIPALYYLLHRKR, encoded by the coding sequence ATGATTGCTGCCGTGATTCGTGCGTCATTACGTAACCGCCTGCTGGTTCTGCTGGCGGCACTTCTCCTCACCGGTTGGGGCATCTGGTCGCTGCAACGGGCGCCGCTCGATGCCCTGCCCGATCTCTCGGATGTGCAGGTGGTTATTCGCGCCAGCTATGCGGGCAAGGCACCGCAGCTGATTGAGGATCAGGTGACCTATCCGCTGACCACTGCCATGCTCTCGGTGCCAGGGGCGAATACCGTGCGTGGCTACTCGATGTTTGGTGATGCCTATGTCTATGTGCTGTTTGACGATGACACCGATCTCTACTGGGCGCGCTCGCGGGTGCTGGAGAGCCTGAGTCAGATTCAGGCATCGCTGCCCGCCGGGGTGGAGGTGGGCCTTGGGCCGGATGCTACCGGCGTCGGCTGGATCTATGAGTATGCGCTGGTGGATCGCAGCGGTCAGCATAACCTCGCCGATCTGCGCGCCCTGCAGGACTGGACGCTGAAATTTGAGCTGAAAACTATGCCCAATGTTGCCGAGGTTGCCAGCGTTGGCGGGATGGTGCGCCAGTACCAGATTGTGCCGGACCCGCAAAAAATGCGCGCGCTCAATATCACCCATCAGCAGTTAGTAAGCGCGGTGCAGGCGGCAAATCAGGAGAGCGGCGGCGCGCTGCTGGAGATGGGCGAAGCGGAGTTTATGCTGCGCACCAGCGGCTATTTGCGCCAGCCGGAGGATTTTCGCCAGACGGTGATCGCCAGCCGCGACGGCGTGCCGGTGATGCTTTCCGATATCGCGACCGTGCGCCTCGGGCCGGAGCTGCGCCGGGGCGTGGCGGAGTATAACGGCGAAGGCGAAGTGGCGGGCGGCGTGATTGTTATGCGCTATGGCAAGAATGCGCTGGAGACTATTCATGCGGTCAAAGCGAAGCTTGCTGAGATAGAAAAAACGCTGCCCGCGGGCGTGGAGATTGTCCCGGTTTACGACCGCTCGACGCTGATTGAGAGTGCCGTCGGCACGCTGACCCACAAGCTGATTGAAGAGTTTATTGTTGTCGCGCTGGTCTGCACGCTGTTCCTGTTCCACTTTCGCTCGGCGCTGGTGGCGATTGTCTCGCTGCCGCTGGGCATTCTCGGCGCGTTTATCGTCATGCACTACCAGGGGATCAACGCCAATATCATGTCGCTTGGCGGAATCGCGATTGCCATCGGCGCGATGGTCGATGCAGCGATTGTGATGATTGAGAATATGCACAAAGTGATGGAGCAGTGGCGGCACGATAACCCAGGATGCCTGCCAGCGCGGGGTGATTACTGGCGCTTCTCCGAGCAGGCGGCGGTGGAAGTCGGCCCGGCGCTCTTTTGCAGCCTGCTTATCATCACCCTGTCGTTTATTCCGGTTTTCTCGCTGGAGGCGCAGGAGGGGCGCATGTTCTCGCCGCTGGCATTCACCAAAAGCTGGGCGATGGCCGTCGCCGCAGGGCTTGGCATTACGCTGGTGCCGGTGCTGATGGCGCTCTTTATTCGTGGCAAGATCCCTGATGAAAAGGCCAACCCGATTAATCGCGTGCTGATCCGCCTGTATGAACCGCTGCTGGATAGGGTACTGGCGTGGCCGAAAGCGACGCTCGCCATCGCGCTGCTGCTGTTGCTGGCGACCGCCTGGCCGCTCAGCCGCCTTGGCAGTGAGTTTATGCCGCCGCTGGATGAGGGCGATCTGCTCTATATGCCCTCGACGCTGCCGGGCATTTCCGCCCGTGAAGCGGGGCGCTTGCTGCAACAAACGGACCGTCTGATCAAAAGCGTGCCCGAGGTGGAGAGCGTATTTGGTAAGGCGGGCAGGGCGGAGAGCGCGACCGACCCTGCACCGTTGACCATGCTGGAGACCACCATCCGCTTTAAGCCGCGCACGCAGTGGCGGCCCGGTATGACGCCGGAAAAACTGATCGACGAACTGGATAAAACCGTCAGCGTGCCGGGCATCGCTAATGTCTGGGTGCCGCCAATCCGTAACCGCCTCGACATGCTGGCGACCGGCATTAAGAGCCCGGTGGGAATTAAGGTGAACGGCAATAATATTGCCGATATCGAGCGCGTGGCGCAGCAGATTGAGCAGGTGGTAAAAAGTGTGCCGGGCGTCACCTCCGCGCTGGCGGAGCGTCTGGCGGGCGGCCGCTATGTTGATATCAACATCAATCGCCAGCAGGCCGCGCGCTATGGCGTCCCGGTGCAGGAGTTGCAGTCTCTGGTCTCAACCTTGGTCGGCGGCGAGAAGATTGGCGAGGTGTTACAGGGGCGCGAGCGATTCCCCATCAATGTGCGTTATCCTCGGGATCTTCGGGCGAATGTCGACGATCTGCGCGCATTACCAGTGATCACCGCCAGCGGCAGCCAGATTGCGCTCGGCGACCTGGCAGAGGTGGTGATAACCGAGGGGCCGCCGATGCTGAAGAGCGAAAATGCGCGCTTGTCGAACTGGATCTATGTCGATCTGCGCGGGCGCGATTTGAAATCAGCGGTAGAGGAGATGCAGCAGCGTGTTGCGCAGCAGGTGAAGCTGCCGCAGGGCGTCACGCTCAGCTGGTCCGGGCAGTTTGAGTATCTCGAACGCGCGACGGCGAAGTTGAAAATTGTTCTGCCAGTGACGCTGATGATTATCTTTGTTCTGCTGTTTATTACCTTCAAACGGGTGAGCGATGTCTTATTAATTATGGGAACATTGCCCTTCGCATTAATAGGCGGCGTCTGGTTGCTCTGGCTGCTGGGATATAACTTGTCGGTGGCTGGCGCGGTGGGTTTTATAGCGCTGGCCGGCGTGGCGGCGGAGTTTGGGGTTATTATGGTGCTCTACCTCAATCACGCGCTTGAGAAATATCGCATCACTGAATCCGCTATGCCGAATAAGCAACTGCGTCTCGCAATACATGAGGGGGCGGTATTACGCGTGCGCCCGAAAGTAATGACGGTGGCAACCATTATGGCCGGGCTGCTGCCGATCATGTGGGGCGGCGGTAGCGGCGCAGAGGTGATGAGCCGTATCGCGGCACCGATGATTGGTGGGATGGTTACCGCACCGCTGCTCTCAATGCTGGTGATTCCTGCGCTCTATTATCTGCTGCATCGAAAGCGCTGA
- a CDS encoding copper-binding protein, with product MRNYFLCLLSGTLLFPHLSAYAQPHDMAHHHAMPAQVYQSQGTVKKMTPQAITIAHQAIPALHWPPMTMQFTVTPEHPLAQVKVGDNVRFSFSQSEQGYTLIAITPLP from the coding sequence ATGCGTAATTATTTTCTCTGCCTGCTCTCAGGCACCCTGCTTTTCCCGCACCTCAGCGCTTACGCGCAACCGCACGACATGGCGCACCACCACGCGATGCCGGCCCAGGTTTATCAAAGCCAGGGCACTGTTAAAAAAATGACCCCGCAGGCGATTACTATCGCCCACCAGGCTATTCCCGCGCTGCACTGGCCGCCGATGACCATGCAATTCACGGTTACGCCGGAGCATCCGCTGGCGCAGGTGAAGGTGGGCGATAACGTTCGCTTCAGCTTTAGTCAGAGCGAGCAGGGTTACACCCTCATCGCCATTACGCCGTTACCGTAA
- the tatE gene encoding twin-arginine translocase subunit TatE, which translates to MGEISITKLLVVAALVVLLFGTKKLRTLGGDLGAAIKGFKKAMNDDDAAKKDADVVTAEKLSHKE; encoded by the coding sequence ATGGGTGAGATTAGTATTACTAAACTGCTGGTCGTGGCCGCGTTAGTGGTTCTGCTGTTTGGAACCAAGAAACTGCGTACACTGGGCGGCGATCTTGGCGCAGCGATCAAAGGCTTCAAAAAAGCCATGAACGATGATGATGCCGCGAAGAAAGACGCTGACGTCGTTACCGCAGAGAAACTCTCTCACAAAGAGTAA
- a CDS encoding DUF2946 domain-containing protein, giving the protein MLLIALGWLLIQSQLAIASHGCALPAPGEAMAQQHLHHLAMDDNAPKAHAMKAPLCEKHCVPDQVQKESHYPSLAALPATLTLAIAEPVCSAITSRSWVLTPPAAGPPATIRFCRFRE; this is encoded by the coding sequence ATGCTGCTTATCGCATTGGGTTGGCTGCTGATCCAGAGCCAGCTGGCGATTGCCTCCCACGGCTGCGCGCTTCCTGCTCCGGGTGAGGCAATGGCGCAGCAGCATCTGCACCATCTGGCGATGGATGATAACGCGCCCAAAGCCCACGCGATGAAAGCGCCGCTCTGCGAGAAGCACTGCGTGCCCGATCAGGTGCAAAAAGAGAGCCATTACCCTTCGCTGGCGGCGCTGCCCGCCACGCTGACGCTGGCGATTGCCGAACCTGTTTGTTCTGCTATCACTTCGCGCAGCTGGGTATTAACCCCGCCTGCCGCTGGCCCTCCGGCAACCATCCGCTTCTGCCGTTTTCGTGAATAG
- a CDS encoding deaminated glutathione amidase: MIVAAGQFAVTPVWQTNARTCVELMAEAARQQASLLVLPEALLARDDKDPHMSVKSAQRLDEGFISLLCEESRRNTLTTILTVHVPSTAGRAVNTLVVLRGGEVIAQYAKLHLYDAFSMQESARVDAGNALPPLIEVEGMLVGLMTCYDLRFPELALSLALQGAELLVLPAAWVRGPLKEMHWATLLAARALDTTCYVVAAGECGNKNIGQSRIVDPQGVTLAAAAEEARLIFAEASAERVAQTREKLPVLRNRRFAHPQLL; this comes from the coding sequence ATGATTGTTGCTGCCGGACAATTTGCTGTCACACCGGTGTGGCAAACTAACGCCCGAACGTGTGTAGAGTTGATGGCGGAGGCTGCGCGTCAGCAAGCATCACTGCTGGTGCTGCCAGAGGCATTACTGGCGCGGGATGATAAAGACCCGCACATGTCGGTGAAATCTGCACAGCGGCTTGATGAGGGCTTTATCAGCCTGCTTTGCGAGGAGAGCCGCCGCAACACCCTGACCACCATACTTACTGTGCATGTTCCGTCGACGGCGGGTAGAGCGGTTAATACGCTGGTGGTATTGCGCGGCGGGGAGGTCATCGCGCAGTATGCCAAGCTGCATCTTTATGATGCGTTTAGCATGCAGGAGTCCGCGCGGGTCGATGCCGGAAACGCATTGCCGCCGCTGATTGAGGTGGAGGGCATGCTGGTCGGTCTGATGACCTGCTACGATCTGCGTTTCCCTGAGCTGGCATTATCGCTGGCGTTGCAGGGGGCTGAACTGCTGGTGCTGCCCGCCGCGTGGGTGCGCGGGCCACTAAAAGAGATGCACTGGGCAACGCTGCTTGCCGCGCGGGCGCTCGACACTACGTGCTATGTAGTGGCTGCCGGCGAGTGCGGCAACAAGAATATTGGCCAAAGCCGGATTGTCGATCCGCAAGGTGTTACGCTTGCGGCAGCAGCTGAAGAGGCCCGGCTAATATTTGCCGAAGCGTCTGCTGAGCGTGTGGCACAAACGCGGGAGAAGCTGCCCGTGTTGCGCAATCGCCGTTTTGCGCATCCTCAATTGTTGTGA
- the cspE gene encoding transcription antiterminator/RNA stability regulator CspE: MSKIKGNVKWFNESKGFGFITPEDGSKDVFVHFSAIQSNGFKTLAEGQRVEFEITNGAKGPSAANVMPV; this comes from the coding sequence ATGTCTAAGATTAAAGGTAACGTTAAGTGGTTTAATGAATCCAAAGGATTCGGTTTCATTACTCCGGAAGATGGCAGCAAAGACGTGTTCGTACACTTCTCTGCAATCCAGAGCAATGGTTTCAAAACTCTGGCTGAAGGTCAGCGCGTTGAGTTTGAAATCACTAACGGTGCCAAAGGCCCATCTGCTGCTAACGTAATGCCTGTTTAA
- the lipA gene encoding lipoyl synthase has product MSKPIVMERGVKYRDADKMALIPVKNVATEREALLRKPEWMKIKLPADSSRIQGIKAAMRKNGLHSVCEEASCPNLAECFNHGTATFMILGAICTRRCPFCDVAHGRPVAPDANEPLKLAQTIADMALRYVVITSVDRDDLRDGGAQHFADCITAIREKSPSIKIETLVPDFRGRMDRALDILTATPPDVFNHNLENVPRIYRQVRPGADYNWSLKLLERFKEAHPEIPTKSGLMVGLGETNAEIIEVMRDLRRHGVTMLTLGQYLQPSRHHLPVQRYVSPDEFEEMKEEALAMGFTHAACGPFVRSSYHADLQAKGMEVK; this is encoded by the coding sequence ATGAGTAAACCCATTGTGATGGAACGCGGTGTAAAATATCGCGACGCCGATAAAATGGCGCTTATCCCGGTAAAAAACGTGGCAACAGAGCGTGAAGCCCTGTTAAGAAAACCGGAATGGATGAAAATCAAACTCCCGGCCGACTCCTCCCGTATCCAGGGTATCAAAGCTGCCATGCGCAAAAACGGGCTGCACTCTGTTTGCGAAGAGGCCTCCTGCCCGAACCTCGCTGAGTGTTTCAACCACGGTACCGCCACGTTTATGATCCTCGGTGCCATCTGCACGCGTCGCTGCCCCTTCTGCGATGTGGCACATGGCCGTCCTGTTGCGCCGGATGCGAACGAACCGCTGAAACTCGCGCAGACTATCGCCGATATGGCGCTGCGTTACGTGGTGATCACCTCCGTTGACCGCGACGATCTGCGCGACGGCGGCGCTCAGCACTTTGCTGACTGCATTACCGCGATTCGTGAGAAGAGCCCATCGATCAAAATTGAAACGCTGGTGCCGGATTTCCGTGGCCGTATGGATCGCGCGCTCGATATTCTCACCGCCACGCCGCCAGATGTGTTTAACCACAACCTCGAAAACGTGCCGCGTATCTACCGCCAGGTGCGTCCGGGCGCGGATTACAACTGGTCGCTGAAACTGCTGGAGCGTTTTAAAGAAGCGCATCCGGAGATCCCGACGAAATCGGGCCTGATGGTCGGTTTAGGCGAAACCAATGCGGAAATCATTGAAGTGATGCGCGATCTGCGCCGCCATGGCGTCACCATGCTGACGCTGGGCCAGTATCTGCAACCGAGCCGTCATCACCTGCCGGTGCAGCGCTATGTCAGCCCGGATGAGTTTGAAGAGATGAAAGAGGAAGCGCTGGCGATGGGCTTTACCCATGCCGCGTGCGGTCCGTTCGTCCGCTCCTCTTACCATGCGGATCTGCAGGCCAAAGGGATGGAAGTGAAGTAA
- a CDS encoding YbeF family transcriptional regulator yields MDNKSLPEKRITVRPQDDKPQVFRTLRNIDLNLLTIFEAVYVHKGIVNAAKVLNLTPSAISQSIQKLRSIFPDPLFIRKGQGVTPTAYAAHLHEYISQGLESILGALDLTGSYDKQRTITVGTTPSIGALVIPVVFQAIKESAPHLMMRNIPINDAESQLSQFQTDLIIDTHIASSRTINHHVLFSDRLMLVCRKDHPCLNEPVNELALQKYEHTLLMLEGQNLGALRQRMQDLFPERQISFSSYNMFTIAALIGNSDLLGLMPSRLYDLFRQCWPLVEIPFPPVNNERLDISLYYNKLSLRDPVLESVVDVIRRAF; encoded by the coding sequence GTGGATAATAAAAGCCTGCCGGAAAAGCGAATAACAGTGCGTCCCCAGGATGATAAGCCGCAAGTCTTCCGAACCCTGCGCAATATTGATCTCAATTTATTGACCATTTTTGAGGCGGTATATGTTCATAAAGGGATCGTTAACGCCGCGAAAGTGCTGAACCTGACGCCGTCTGCTATTAGCCAGTCAATTCAAAAGCTGCGTTCAATATTTCCCGATCCGCTTTTCATTCGCAAAGGCCAGGGCGTCACGCCAACCGCTTATGCCGCCCATCTGCATGAATATATCAGCCAGGGGCTGGAATCGATTCTCGGCGCACTTGATTTAACCGGCAGCTACGATAAGCAGCGCACCATAACAGTGGGCACTACGCCCTCTATCGGCGCGCTGGTGATCCCGGTAGTTTTTCAGGCGATTAAAGAGAGCGCTCCGCATCTGATGATGCGCAACATTCCGATAAATGATGCCGAGAGCCAGCTCAGTCAGTTCCAGACCGACCTGATCATCGATACCCACATTGCCAGCTCACGTACCATCAATCATCACGTTCTCTTTTCCGACCGTTTGATGCTGGTGTGCCGCAAAGATCACCCTTGCCTGAATGAACCGGTTAATGAGCTGGCATTACAGAAATATGAGCACACGCTGTTGATGCTTGAGGGGCAAAACCTGGGTGCGCTGCGCCAACGGATGCAGGATCTCTTCCCTGAACGACAGATCTCTTTTAGTAGTTACAATATGTTCACAATCGCAGCATTGATTGGTAACAGCGATCTGCTCGGGCTAATGCCTTCCCGTTTATATGACCTTTTCCGCCAATGCTGGCCACTGGTCGAGATCCCCTTCCCGCCGGTTAACAATGAGCGGCTGGATATTTCGCTCTATTACAATAAGTTGAGCCTGCGCGACCCGGTGCTGGAGAGCGTGGTAGATGTGATCAGACGGGCGTTTTAA
- a CDS encoding TolC family protein, protein MKRYSLSLRLGGVCLALICSAAQAESLTLTQTLAAAERYSAELSANRNEALALDAMADSARQLPDPKLKFGIENVPVQGSNDRRLTREGMTMQRIGVMQQYVSAEKRDRKADTLLAEARSVEAKSHVVRAALQRDTAQAWLELALSQQALHSARQLVAETERQQSAQRASVGTGNALPDSVLALQISLSAMRDKVTLAERDVQLAQTRLMQLTGQPVTAVSGALPRYQRLPADEKTLEEAIRQHPDILSAASVANRAKARSAESAIAALPDVEVEVWYGRRAEGYEDMAGVMFTVDLPLFQSRRQDKDHAADVSRTLQANDQLALAEREHLAELHTLIAQYNAAQTLWQRQRDEVLPLLRSRASLLAAQYRAGQTDLPALLEARRSVLDGELAINQAEKTMAQQWAAIRWLIPQEVM, encoded by the coding sequence ATGAAACGATACTCGCTGAGCCTGCGGCTCGGCGGGGTTTGTCTTGCGCTCATCTGCTCCGCCGCGCAGGCGGAGTCACTGACGCTGACACAAACCCTTGCCGCCGCAGAGCGCTACTCTGCTGAGCTCTCTGCCAACCGTAACGAAGCCCTGGCGCTGGATGCGATGGCCGATTCCGCCCGCCAGTTGCCCGACCCCAAACTCAAATTCGGCATTGAGAATGTGCCGGTGCAGGGCAGTAACGACCGCCGTTTGACCCGCGAAGGGATGACCATGCAGCGCATTGGCGTGATGCAGCAGTATGTCAGCGCGGAAAAACGCGATCGCAAGGCCGACACCTTGCTGGCCGAAGCGCGCAGCGTCGAGGCCAAATCCCACGTCGTGCGCGCAGCGCTCCAGCGTGATACCGCCCAGGCGTGGCTTGAGCTGGCGCTTTCGCAGCAGGCGCTGCATAGCGCCCGGCAACTCGTGGCGGAAACAGAGCGTCAACAGAGTGCGCAACGCGCCAGCGTCGGCACAGGAAACGCTTTGCCGGACAGCGTACTCGCCCTGCAAATTAGCCTTAGCGCGATGCGTGATAAAGTCACTCTTGCCGAGCGGGATGTACAGCTGGCACAAACCCGGCTGATGCAGTTGACCGGGCAGCCGGTTACCGCCGTCAGCGGCGCGCTTCCTCGCTATCAGCGTCTGCCCGCCGATGAGAAAACGCTGGAAGAGGCCATTCGCCAGCATCCCGACATCCTGTCTGCCGCAAGCGTTGCCAACCGCGCCAAAGCCCGCTCGGCAGAGTCGGCGATTGCCGCCCTGCCTGATGTCGAAGTAGAGGTGTGGTATGGGCGGCGTGCCGAGGGGTATGAAGATATGGCCGGGGTGATGTTTACCGTCGACCTGCCGCTGTTTCAGTCCCGCCGCCAGGATAAAGATCACGCCGCCGACGTCTCCCGCACTTTGCAGGCTAATGACCAACTGGCACTCGCCGAGCGTGAGCATCTCGCCGAACTTCACACCCTGATTGCCCAGTACAACGCCGCGCAAACCCTCTGGCAGCGCCAGCGGGATGAGGTGCTGCCGCTTTTGCGCAGCCGTGCTTCGCTGTTAGCGGCTCAGTACCGCGCCGGGCAGACCGATCTCCCGGCGCTGCTTGAGGCGCGCCGCAGCGTGCTCGACGGTGAACTGGCGATCAATCAGGCCGAAAAAACGATGGCGCAGCAGTGGGCAGCGATTCGTTGGCTTATCCCGCAGGAGGTGATGTGA